One Phalacrocorax aristotelis chromosome 10, bGulAri2.1, whole genome shotgun sequence genomic region harbors:
- the GSG1L gene encoding LOW QUALITY PROTEIN: germ cell-specific gene 1-like protein (The sequence of the model RefSeq protein was modified relative to this genomic sequence to represent the inferred CDS: inserted 1 base in 1 codon) produces MLLVVGFSLMCLELFHSSSVIDGLKLNAFAAVFTVLSGLLGMVAHMMYTQVFQVTVSLGPEDWRPHSWDYGWSFCLAWGSFTCCMAASVTTLNSYTKTVIEFRHKRKIFEQGFREEQNFLDQEAIKYFRERTEEERAEAGDLRLQCLHSCSPNRKMCAVSHIYFLAKKASXSSFSRSETGESDLLTLCY; encoded by the exons ATGCTGTTAGTCGTTGGATTCAGCCTTATGTGCCTCGAGCTCTTTCATTCAAGCAGTGTGATAGATGGGCTCAAGTTAAATGCCTTTGCTGCTGTCTTCACTGTGCTTTCAG GTCTTTTGGGGATGGTGGCACACATGATGTATACTCAAGTTTTCCAAGTGACAGTCAGCCTTGGGCCAGAGGACTGGCGACCGCATTCATGGGATTATGGATGGTCCTTCTG TCTGGCATGGGGCTCTTTCACCTGCTGCATGGCGGCCTCCGTTACTACCTTGAACTCTTACACTAAGACTGTCATTGAGTTCAGACACAAGCGCAAAATCTTTGAGCAGGGCTTTCGAGAAGAGCAGAACTTCCTAGACCAGGAAGCCATCAAGTACTTCAGAGAAAG GACTGAGGAGGAGAGGGCTGAGGCTGGGGATCTGAGGTTACAGTGCCTCCATAGCTGCTCCCCTAATA GAAAGATGTGTGCAGTTTCACACATCTATTTCCTTGCAAAGAAAGCAA GTTCTTCGTTCAGTAGAAGTGAGACTGGGGAAAGTGACTTGCTGACTCTGTGCTATTAA
- the LOC142062925 gene encoding uncharacterized protein LOC142062925 produces MSSSSSDTSSSSSLSSEPTSQISMVQDQTLLDIASITRLAPGESPSPQPFEQRDKKSAISCSSPFRAKIIPASCPASPRLSLTCSSAKPQQYSDSSTVSPGINANSFYTFCPHTAQNVQASSSAHTLTPTRKSTRPPATMTPEDSSQSPGYSKTGLKNTGKGFESDLEDPDHERRFVTAKEFQTMEKELEDVKEELKCLKWKVRHIGETVQPLAEDSKRYNGYTLTELKAMVQSEDDPYKAAHKILTALFSDVYLLQHSVTEQACNSQSLPKPKIDPELYMVYCDILKSIFPGISSQTLREETQHVQKSTQKEVQ; encoded by the exons ATGTCAAGCTCTTCCAGCGACACATCAAGCAGCTCTTCACTTTCATCAGAACCAACCAGCCAGATCTCCATGGTTCAGGATCAAACCCTGCTGGACATTGCCTCCATCACTAGATTGGCCCCAGGAGAATCACCAAGCCCTCAACCATTTGagcaaagagacaaaaaatCAGCAATATCATGTTCCAGCCCATTCAGAGCAAAGATTATTCCAGCATCttgcccagccagccccaggctcAGTCTAACATGCAGCTCAGCCAAGCCACAGCAATACTCTGACTCCTCTACAGTCAGTCCAGGGATCAATGCAAATTCCTTCTACACCTTTTGTCCTCACACAGCACAAAACGTACAAGCTTCATCATCAGCTCACACACTGACCCCAACCAGGAAAAGCACAAGGCCTCCAGCAACAATGACTCCTGAAGATAGTTCCCAGTCTCCTGGCTATTCTAAAACTGGATTAAAGAATACAGGAAAGGGTTTTGAATCAGATCTGGAAGATCCTGATCATGAAAG GAGATTTGTAACCGCAAAGGAATTCCAAACTATGGAGAAAGAACTAGAGGATGTTAAAGAAGAACTGAAATGCCTGAAGTGGAAAGTGAGACACATTGGTGAGACTGTGCAACCCCTGGCCGAAGACAGCAAGCGTTACAACGGCTATACCCTGACGGAGCTCAAGGCAATGGTGCAGTCCGAAGATGACCCTTACAAGGCTGCACACAAGATCCTAACTGCGCTCTTCAGCGATGTCTACTTGCTACAGCACTCAGTCACTGAACAGGCCTGCAACTCCCAATCTCTGCCCAAGCCCAAAATAGACCCAGAGCTGTACATGGTGTACTGTGACATTCTGAAAAGCATATTCCCTGGAATTAGCAGCCAGACCTTGAGGGAAGAGACACAACACGTGCAGAAAAGCACCCAGAAAGAAGTGCAATAA